A region of bacterium DNA encodes the following proteins:
- the topA gene encoding type I DNA topoisomerase — MKLLIVESPAKAKTISKYLDNEYTVRASVGHIRDLPKSNKKAISIEGGFVPHYEIVKGKEKVVSELKALAERADEIVLATDLDREGEAIAWHLSELFKKGVAKNRGRDSSGPLKRITYSEITKEAIREALKHPRTIDQNLRKAQEARRVLDRLVGYDLSGLIWKKLRYGLSAGRVQSPALRIIVEREREIKAFKPEKFWVITANVKNKEAEFSVVCSEEPREKEQVNKIVSDGEKGQWYVKDIVETKAGRSPRPPFITSTLQQSASTRLGFTPARTMGVAQKLYENGHITYMRTDSTNLSKQALGYAASVIEKKFGKNLVQIRTYAKKSKNAQEAHEAIRPTNLAKEKISGNDDQKRLYELIWQRAIASQMADAEILRTKITANIKSDSVPDFAINGSRVISAGWLLADPRARGDDVELPKVTKGEDLDLLNIGSEEKETEPPSRFSEAGLVKELEKRGIGRPSTYASIIKTLEDRGYVEKQNKALVPTDTGEVVSSFLEKHFSTYISDDFTAHMEDDLDDIANGDKEYRTTLENFYTPFSKDVKAKENIEKINNLGLADKKFKCPTCGGSMIIKLGKTGKFLSCEKFPDCSGALMMDGHEIKVDEPIGKHPETGEDIYLLTGRFGPYVQLGLQEKGKNKPKARKASIPKDKDLGTVTVEDAAKYLSLPRKLGKHPKTDNDISSNIGRFGPYIVHDGDFRSLKGADNPYEITLERALQILSEPKKARFGRKKKE; from the coding sequence ATGAAGCTTTTAATAGTGGAATCCCCCGCCAAAGCAAAAACCATTTCAAAATATTTGGACAATGAATACACGGTTCGGGCCTCTGTCGGTCATATCCGTGATTTGCCCAAGTCAAACAAAAAAGCCATTTCAATAGAAGGTGGTTTTGTTCCGCATTACGAAATTGTAAAAGGTAAAGAGAAAGTGGTAAGCGAGCTTAAAGCCCTCGCGGAGAGGGCCGATGAAATAGTGCTGGCGACCGACTTGGACCGTGAAGGAGAAGCCATCGCTTGGCATTTGTCTGAACTTTTTAAAAAAGGTGTCGCGAAAAATAGAGGGCGCGACTCATCCGGTCCGTTGAAAAGAATTACCTACAGCGAAATCACAAAAGAAGCGATTCGGGAAGCGCTTAAACACCCGAGGACTATTGACCAAAATCTGCGCAAGGCCCAAGAAGCGCGCAGGGTTCTTGACCGACTCGTCGGCTACGACCTATCCGGTCTCATATGGAAAAAGCTCCGTTACGGACTGTCGGCGGGACGCGTGCAGTCGCCGGCCCTGCGGATAATAGTGGAGCGCGAAAGAGAAATAAAGGCATTCAAGCCCGAAAAATTTTGGGTCATAACGGCCAACGTAAAAAATAAAGAAGCTGAATTTTCAGTGGTATGCTCGGAAGAGCCGCGAGAAAAAGAGCAAGTGAACAAAATCGTTTCGGACGGAGAGAAAGGACAATGGTATGTCAAAGACATCGTGGAAACAAAAGCCGGTCGTTCTCCGCGCCCTCCTTTTATCACGTCCACGCTCCAACAATCCGCTTCCACCCGACTGGGATTTACTCCCGCCCGCACCATGGGCGTCGCTCAAAAACTTTACGAAAACGGACATATCACATATATGCGTACCGACAGCACGAACCTAAGCAAACAGGCACTCGGTTATGCCGCCTCAGTAATAGAAAAAAAATTTGGCAAAAATCTCGTACAGATTAGAACTTATGCCAAAAAAAGCAAAAACGCCCAAGAGGCCCACGAGGCCATCCGTCCGACAAACCTGGCAAAAGAAAAAATTTCCGGAAACGACGACCAGAAACGACTTTACGAACTTATCTGGCAAAGGGCTATCGCGAGCCAAATGGCGGATGCCGAAATTCTCCGCACAAAAATAACCGCGAACATAAAAAGCGACTCTGTTCCCGATTTCGCCATAAACGGTTCAAGGGTAATATCGGCGGGATGGCTTCTGGCTGACCCGAGGGCCCGTGGCGACGACGTTGAACTGCCAAAAGTGACAAAAGGCGAGGACCTTGACCTTTTAAATATAGGTTCGGAAGAAAAAGAGACGGAGCCGCCGTCACGTTTCAGTGAAGCCGGACTCGTAAAAGAACTTGAGAAAAGAGGTATTGGCCGACCTTCCACTTACGCGTCTATTATAAAAACACTTGAAGACAGGGGTTACGTGGAAAAACAAAACAAAGCGCTTGTGCCGACGGACACCGGTGAAGTGGTCAGCAGTTTTTTGGAAAAACATTTCTCTACTTATATAAGCGACGACTTTACCGCCCACATGGAAGACGACCTTGACGATATCGCGAACGGTGACAAAGAATACAGAACCACTCTTGAAAACTTTTACACGCCTTTTTCCAAAGATGTAAAGGCCAAAGAAAACATTGAGAAAATAAACAATTTAGGGTTGGCCGACAAAAAATTCAAATGTCCGACTTGCGGAGGGTCTATGATTATAAAACTCGGCAAAACGGGAAAATTTCTTTCTTGCGAAAAATTTCCCGACTGTTCGGGAGCTCTAATGATGGACGGCCACGAAATAAAGGTGGACGAGCCGATAGGTAAACATCCGGAAACGGGCGAAGATATTTATCTTTTGACTGGGAGGTTCGGACCTTATGTCCAGCTCGGACTTCAAGAGAAAGGCAAAAACAAGCCGAAAGCAAGAAAAGCCAGTATTCCAAAAGATAAGGACTTGGGAACCGTAACGGTGGAGGACGCGGCAAAATATCTTTCATTGCCGAGAAAGCTCGGCAAACATCCGAAAACGGACAATGATATCTCCTCAAATATAGGACGCTTTGGACCGTACATAGTTCACGACGGAGATTTCCGCTCTCTTAAAGGCGCGGACAACCCATACGAAATCACTTTGGAGCGGGCGTTGCAAATACTCTCGGAACCGAAAAAAGCCCGTTTCGGCAGAAAGAAAAAAGAATAG
- a CDS encoding HD domain-containing protein translates to MSDSSLEKLISILEKPTPSDIALISKAYHFAKEAHQSHLRFSGEPYFNHLFATAVNLAELRMGPITISAGLLHDSLEDANISRETLEKEFGKEILFLVEGVTKLGHVRYHGAERHVESLRKFFVAVSKDLRVLIIKLCDRLHNMETLAHVREEKRERIAKETLEIYSALAYRLGIRKLSRRLADLSFPYVYPEEHKRTEELLSKRLKKETSSHLEKMLKSVKKELGKAGITEFFTSYRVKGLYNLYLKLKRKDWDIEKIYDISALRIIVPTVADCYAVLGVIHGNWMPLPGRIKDYIAFPKRNGYQGIHTTIFTGDGTILEVQIRTKAMNREAEYGIASHFEYKEEMASKEEVMENSVSWVKEILPSFTIRDEKDKDIPLWVENLRAVESFPKDPAAFMETLAVEFFGNRVFVFTPKGDVMDLPQGASIVDFAYAIHSDIGNHMAGAKVNGKIVPLNRELKNGEIVEVVTKESAHPSLKWIEFCKTSLAQKHIRTAVKLQIWVPRKENPPKKKEESQSKKQKSARKHEMRKRKKKGKGEKIRR, encoded by the coding sequence ATGTCAGATTCTTCCCTTGAAAAACTCATTTCAATATTAGAAAAGCCGACTCCTTCGGACATCGCTCTTATTTCCAAGGCCTATCACTTTGCGAAAGAGGCGCATCAAAGCCACCTGCGCTTCTCCGGAGAGCCCTACTTCAATCACCTTTTCGCTACGGCCGTAAACTTGGCCGAACTTCGCATGGGCCCCATAACCATTTCCGCGGGACTCCTGCACGACTCTCTGGAAGACGCGAATATAAGCCGGGAAACACTGGAAAAAGAGTTCGGCAAGGAAATTCTTTTCTTAGTTGAAGGTGTCACAAAACTCGGCCACGTCAGATATCACGGCGCCGAACGACACGTGGAATCATTGCGTAAATTTTTCGTAGCTGTTTCCAAAGACCTCAGGGTTCTCATCATCAAACTTTGCGACCGTCTGCACAACATGGAAACGCTCGCGCATGTTCGCGAGGAAAAAAGAGAACGCATCGCCAAAGAAACCTTGGAAATATATTCGGCTCTGGCGTATCGTCTGGGCATACGAAAACTTTCGCGCCGACTGGCCGACCTGTCGTTCCCCTATGTCTATCCCGAGGAACATAAAAGAACCGAAGAACTTTTGAGCAAACGTTTGAAAAAAGAAACATCCTCCCACCTTGAGAAGATGTTAAAGTCGGTGAAAAAAGAACTTGGCAAGGCGGGTATTACCGAATTTTTTACAAGCTATCGCGTAAAAGGTCTGTACAATCTCTACTTGAAATTAAAGAGAAAGGACTGGGATATTGAAAAAATTTATGATATTTCCGCCTTGCGCATCATAGTGCCGACAGTCGCCGATTGCTATGCCGTCTTGGGAGTCATCCACGGGAACTGGATGCCTCTTCCCGGCCGAATAAAGGACTACATTGCCTTTCCGAAACGTAACGGTTATCAGGGAATACATACCACTATTTTCACCGGAGACGGCACGATACTTGAGGTTCAGATAAGGACAAAAGCCATGAACAGAGAGGCCGAATACGGCATAGCTTCGCATTTTGAATACAAGGAAGAAATGGCTTCAAAAGAAGAAGTGATGGAGAACAGCGTGTCGTGGGTGAAGGAAATATTGCCTTCCTTTACAATAAGGGACGAAAAGGACAAAGATATTCCGCTTTGGGTTGAAAACTTGAGGGCGGTTGAGTCGTTCCCTAAAGACCCGGCCGCCTTTATGGAGACCTTGGCTGTTGAATTTTTTGGAAACAGGGTCTTCGTGTTCACACCCAAAGGCGACGTTATGGACCTTCCTCAAGGAGCAAGTATTGTGGACTTTGCTTACGCCATACATTCAGACATCGGCAACCACATGGCCGGAGCAAAAGTCAACGGCAAAATTGTTCCGTTAAACAGAGAGCTCAAAAACGGCGAAATTGTGGAGGTTGTTACCAAAGAATCCGCCCATCCTTCGCTCAAGTGGATAGAATTTTGTAAAACCAGTTTGGCCCAGAAACACATAAGAACGGCAGTGAAACTGCAGATATGGGTGCCTCGTAAAGAAAATCCGCCGAAAAAAAAGGAAGAGAGTCAATCCAAAAAACAGAAATCAGCCCGAAAACATGAGATGAGAAAAAGAAAAAAGAAAGGGAAAGGAGAGAAAATCAGACGGTAA
- a CDS encoding ParB/RepB/Spo0J family partition protein codes for MSSQFFNNSIFWIETDKIKPNPFQPRREFDEARLNDLAESIKMYGILQPLVVTRKEFQTPEGGMAVEYELISGERRLRASKIAGLFQVPVLIRASEDSDREKLELAIIENLQREDLNVVERARAFEKLVEDFGLKHHEIAMKIGRSREYVTNSLRVLLLPGEMLNALSEGKINEGHTRPILMLVDRPEEQQTLFKEIILKKMNVRDAEQIARSIAVERARRIPRSPEQAELENMFSEILGTRVMIEAKPFGGGKIRIDFFSNDDLMSILDKIKADREILSASQLPDQIPDRQEFSGSDVPDTSALPVEVAEDTFSLSDDPASRDFPIDDRSPNQKREDDDTDLYSLKNFTV; via the coding sequence ATGTCTTCTCAATTTTTCAACAATTCAATTTTTTGGATAGAAACAGATAAGATAAAACCTAATCCTTTTCAGCCGAGACGGGAATTTGACGAGGCGCGCCTAAATGATTTGGCCGAATCCATAAAGATGTACGGAATTTTGCAGCCGCTTGTGGTAACACGAAAAGAATTTCAAACGCCGGAAGGTGGAATGGCCGTAGAGTATGAGCTTATATCCGGAGAACGTCGTCTTCGGGCTTCAAAAATCGCCGGTCTTTTTCAGGTTCCGGTTCTTATAAGAGCGAGCGAAGACAGCGACAGAGAAAAGCTGGAATTGGCCATAATAGAGAACCTTCAGCGTGAGGACTTAAATGTGGTGGAAAGGGCCAGGGCGTTTGAAAAACTGGTGGAAGATTTCGGGTTGAAGCATCACGAAATAGCCATGAAAATCGGCAGAAGCCGCGAGTACGTAACAAACAGTTTGCGGGTTCTTTTGTTACCCGGGGAAATGCTTAACGCTCTTTCCGAGGGTAAAATAAACGAAGGACATACGAGGCCAATACTCATGCTTGTTGACAGACCGGAAGAACAACAGACCCTTTTTAAAGAAATAATATTAAAGAAAATGAATGTTCGGGACGCCGAGCAAATAGCCCGTTCAATAGCGGTGGAAAGAGCCAGGCGAATTCCAAGATCGCCTGAACAGGCAGAGCTTGAAAATATGTTTTCGGAAATTTTGGGCACAAGAGTAATGATAGAAGCAAAACCGTTTGGCGGAGGGAAGATTCGCATTGATTTTTTCTCCAATGACGATTTGATGTCTATTCTTGATAAAATAAAAGCGGACAGAGAGATTTTGTCAGCATCTCAACTTCCTGATCAAATTCCTGATAGGCAAGAATTTTCCGGATCGGATGTGCCGGATACCTCTGCCCTACCGGTAGAGGTAGCAGAGGACACTTTTTCTTTGAGCGACGACCCCGCCTCACGGGATTTTCCGATAGACGACAGAAGTCCAAACCAAAAAAGAGAAGACGATGACACTGATTTGTATTCTTTAAAGAATTTTACCGTCTGA